DNA from Musa acuminata AAA Group cultivar baxijiao chromosome BXJ1-5, Cavendish_Baxijiao_AAA, whole genome shotgun sequence:
aactttcttggaaaaatcatctataaaagtgacaaaataaagtgcaccacttataccaagaacatcaacagatccaccaggagtttttgtcctcaaatgaccacatacatctgtataaacacggtctaaggcatgcatttttctagacaaagcagtactagcaaatgaaactctatgttgtttaccagccaaacaatcaatacaagggttcagatgtatacctctgagatctggtaatacctctctcttggaaagagcttgcagccccttctcgctcatgtgtcccaatcacctatgccacaacttcatactgaagtctttctctgtagcatttaactactcataataagctttagcctgcaacctatacaaagtatgacatttctttccactagctataacaagagaacccttactgagcttccattgccctctgtgaaatatgCTTTCatgctcttcatcatctagtcttccaactgaaattaaattcagcctcaagtcaaccacatgcctcacattttTTATGTTTTAGTATATAGCTCtattctttaaaaaataaataaagaaaaatattttttgtgtaTGTATAGTTGAAAGTATATTATATGCTTAAATCTATTCTAGATCATATATTAGTTTTGTAGTTAAAATACTAGGTAGatattagaattatctaagaataaaaatactaaaaagctataaaaaaaataaaatatttagaatagACGAAGaattatacacacacatatatatattatagattaTGTAAATTATGTAAATTATCTCAATAACAAGAAGtcaattttatgatttatatctatatcaattagagagataattataaaaaaaataaaataatatattattatattattaacaatATAAACTGATTTTGTGATATATTTTGAGGTTACTAATCGAGTTTTATAactatgaaattttatctcaggtgTGGTCAGACTCAATTGTCAAGTCATTGAAGATACTTTATAACATATTATAATAGATTTATTATCTAAGAATGATAATTACTATTGTAGCTCTAtatattatggtataaagtacttgatggttacagaaaaaaaatttagaaataattaatgtcaattaaTAACTTGAGTTCCACTATATTAATTGTTGATTCATTGGACTTACAACTTAATAtgtttgaaagaacatgttctttaagtTTATAAGCAACCTATAAAAGATACCGTGATACATATTTGAgtagatattataattgatatttttgtttacatatttaaagttatttatttctactatcttattcacatttatatgtatatattttatgattgaaTGTGATGATATGattatcttgataagataaattatagaaATCATTTTGGACTGTGTTAGGAAGGATTAATAGTGTTGTAGTACATAGAAATATGACATTAATGACATACAATCGCTATAACTTGTATGGTTAGTTAGACTTAAAgtcgtattattatatttattcgatttattggtcttttttttttatttgtgcgTATATAATTGATTTTTAAAATTGAGAATCCAATTGGATAAAATTGcttcaaataaattttattttattaattttttattttgaatcttttgtatcttactaattaatgggccaagtgaaagaatattagattatatggccctatctaattaagtaaaatattttatgaatatgattagattctgattatggttatcgaCTAATAGAAAGGAAGTTCAACTATAGTATAATTTCTTAAGAGATGACATTGATGAAAAGGACTcttctaattatttatcctagacaCTTTGCTCTCACCTACAAAATAGATAATAACTCCTAGGGACCATATACACAATGTGGGAATTATTTATTCCAGACACTTTGGTCTCGTCTACAAAATAGATAATAACTCCTAGGGACTATATACACGATGTGGGAATGATTAGATATACGGATACATAGATACATTATTAAGATATTATAGATTTTCTCTTATCATCCTTTAGTTACATTAACAAATCAATAAGAGATTACAGACATTCTCTCAAATCACCTTTATCCCTAAATTCATCGCTCATAATAATCATAGGAAAGATATAGAGAGAAGAGAAAATAAGTTTAATTCTCTTTGCAGATCGACATCGATATCACTATAACTTTTGAATACGACGACGATGATGCACtcatagattagataaaaaataCACTTACAGATTAGATAAAAAATTTCTGAATGATATCAAAGATACACATCctaaatttagatatattattatttaattttaaattttaacattaaaattttatacataataataatatattataattcttatgcttacaaaaataaataataacttgATGAGACTGCTCACCTGTCTCGATTGAGGCATGGAACACATTCCGAAGCCACCatccagcttttttttttttttgttcttaattAGAAATCCCAACAAGtactcaaaatatgatattcccttgtattataattttatccaaattataaattatttttaatattactaCACAATATCACTGACTTTGGATCACAATATCTGCTTCAGGAACTTGGATGATTACTACACAATATCACTAACTTTTAATATTCCAAACAATCACCTTGGATGATTACCACAATTTAAAAGTTCATAGTGCGGCAACATAAGAAGTCAGTCAATCAATCCCATGACAAGTTTGGAAATACAAAAGAATGAAGACAGCAATTTAGGTGAATTTTTTTGCTTCACTGTTGTAGTAATCTACTAACTCTCAGCAGCAGCATTCAGATATACATATACAAAAACACAGCCAGAATCCATGAAGCTTGCTACTACCTTCACCATCATTCATAAACTTGATGTCTTCAAGAATCTTAATCCATAAAGATGTCAGATAAATATAGTGACAAGGAATTCTAATTCCATCTGAATTTGAAAAGAAAAACAGAACCAGAATGATGTTCTCTAGTCAACTTGACCATCTCAATATTTTGAAGAACTAGCACTCTTAGTGTGTCATCATACATTTTCGGCCAATTTCTAGTCTACTGGAAATATCATCTATGGTAAAATTCCCCAcgtaaggagaagagaaagaagtatATGAATGAATACAATTTGATATAAATGCTGCAAATTCTTGGTTGCCAATGTGAAATATTCCTAAAATCTTCGACAGAAGAATCACCAATAGCCACCACATGAGCAAGAACCATTTTTGAAGTGATGGAAACGACTTGAATCCCTTAGTATGATCTCATGGTCAACAATAATAGAGATGAATGTGATGGCACTGTGGCAGTCACCACACACTCGCAAGTTCTTTGTGATACGAATGGGAGTTCCAGGTGAGGAGGTGAGGATACCATAAGCAAGAGCAAGCTTCTCACTATGCTCAGAGAGGAGGCAACTTTTCTCCTCATCATCCACATCATGCAAAGCGAAATGCATCTGAGGCACATAACCAAGGGCTTTGATACGTTCGATCAAGGTCCCAAGAAGAGCATAGATCTGTTTAGATTGTGGGTGAGATCTGTCTCCGACAAAGAATGTCACAGTGCCTTTCTTTTCCTGAATCCAGCTGCACCCAGGCCTCTTCTTGATTCCAGACTTCTTCATCAAAGATCTGATCCTGGCTACATCTCTCCAGCGGCCTGCATTTGCATATATGTTGGAGAGCAATGTGTACGACCCATCATTTCCAGGCTCCAACTCTAACAACTGCCCCAAAGCATATTCACCAAGCTCCACATTGGCATGGGTTCTACATGCACTAAGCAAGGCCACCCAAACAACTGACGTGGGTTTCATTGGCATGTTCTTTGTCATCTCCCAAGCTTTATCTAAGCGACCAGCACGGCCCAACAGGTCGATTACACAAGAATAATGTTCAGCGGCAGCATCGACCCCATAATCCTTGCCCATGTTGTGAAAATAATCCAGCCCCTCATCGACCATGCCAGAATGGCTACAGGCATAGAGCACAACTAGGAAAGTGATGCCATCAGGAACAAACCCCACCTTTTGCATCTCCTCAAAGACACGGAGGGCATCTTTGCCATAGCCGTGCATCCCATAACCAGTCATCAGCGATGTCCAAGAAACAGAATTCTTATCTGGCATCATGTTAAAAACATTTTGAGCTGCATCAACATCACCACACTTGGAATACATGTCAATGAGGCAATTAGCTACATACAGCTTCGTGCCCTTGTACCTATTGCGAATCACATAAGCATGTATTTGCCTACCAAACCGTAGCGCTGCTAGACGAGCACAAGCCATAAGAGCACAAGATATAGTGAAAGCATTGGGCACAATGGACCTAGCTTTTACTAACATCTTCGAGAAGAGTGCTAGAGCATCATTGGCGTCTCCATGTTGTGCATAACCTCCAATCATGACAGTCCAAGTAACAACATTTCTCCCCTTAAGTGGAATAGAACTAAATAATGATTGGGCTAATTTGAAATTCCTACATTTAGAATACATGTCTACAAGAGCATTCTGCACCATCAGATCTTCCccctcaccatcatcatcatctaacATTAGAAGGCATTTTTTAACAGCATAGGCATGTGTTTCCATTCCCTGAGAAATAGCTCCAATGGAAGCACAAGCAGAGAGGAGTGAGATAACGGTGACAGCATTAGGCTCCAACCCAGAGACCTGCATCTGCCGGAAAACTCTGAGGGCCTCATGTCCATGTCCCCTCTGAGCATACCCAGAAATTACAGCACTCCAAGTCACAACGTCCAATGCTATGTGCTCCGCATGCATCTTCTCAAAAAGCTCAAGGGCATGGTCAAAGTCACCATTCTGTGAATATCCAGTGACCATTGCATTCCAAGAAACTACGTCTTTCACCTCCATGCCATTGAAAACCTTGAAGGCATCACCCATCGCTCCACATTTCGAGTACACATCAATCATAGCATTTCCCACAAAGATATCCCAGAAAAGACCATTTCTTATAGCATGTCCATGTATTTCTCTTGCCCGAGGAAATGAACAAAGGGAGGCACAAGCAGGGAGGATGTTTACAAGACTTATGATATCTGACCTCCTTTGGCTAGCCATATTACTGCCTTTTTGTGTCATCTCCGAGAACAGATCTAAAGCAATCTCCGGATTACCACTCTTCACATGTGCTGCTACCACTGAGTTCCAAGATGTAACATCATCAATTCCCCTAGAAATAATTTCTTCAAACACATAGGTAGCTTCCTCCACAGCACCACAGCGTGCATACATGGCTACCAAAGCATTGCAGACAAAAACATTCAATTCAAAGCCATTGCTGCAAATAACTGCATGGAGGACAGTCCCTCGTCGGTAGGAAGGTAGCTCCCCACATGCCTTGAGGGCAAAGGGAAAGGTGAAATGGTCCGGCCTAGTTCCTACACGCTGCATGCGCCGACAGAGGATGAGGGCACAGTCAAGGTGGCCTTCCTTGACATATTGCCTTATGAGCAAGTTCCACCAAAGCACGGGGGACGGTGAGAGACGCTCCAACAAGCAGATGGCATCGGTCAGAGCACCGCAAGCGAGGTATGCAGCTATGATACCAGTTCCCAATGATGACGAAGATGACAACGACGAAGAAATGGTGGGTCTTGAGGGAGAGGAGAGCAGACCAAGGCTGACAATCTGCTGGTGGATCTGTCTGGCGGTCGATGCTGTCTTGCATTCCTTCAACAGGGAAGCAAACTGAGAAGAGACTGGAGAAACAGAGGGAGACAAGTGGGTCACTGTCGAGAAGAGTCTGACTCTAATTCCTGAAGTTGCCTTGAGGAAACCCAGAAGCATAGCGACAGCATCATCTCATTCAGCCACCTTAACCACTCAAATGGCTGCCATTAGCTCACTGCAGGAAACCGAAGAACATGCAAATCAAATCAGATGAACAACATTTTGTTCGAAGAAAAAACACAAAATTGAAACTCTGATGCAGAGCCCACACAAACAAACCATTGATATGTGATAAAAGAGAGCACCCAATTGCAAAACCGAAAAATATTGTAACTTTTCCACGTTCTTCATCTCATCTCAGTTCAATAAAAAAGCCTATAATTCTAAACTGAAAACTCATCCAACAAGCGCAAGAAGAGCAGACCACCATCTACTAGCTCAAAATCACAGCCTAACATCCAAACCACAGCATCAATCCCGCACCAAACTAGCAATTCCTGCAGATTCGACTACGAACCCCACATACAAACGGAAAAGCAAGGTTTCATCTGAAGCAGGAAACACGCAAATATTCGATTCAATCGAACTGGGATCGCCGACCTCATACACGAAGCAGAAATCGACCCTGCAGACGGACGTGAGAATGAGAATCCCCAGCCGACCATGGAGACATCgctaaaaccctaagcccctttagGGAAGCCGTAGGGTTTTTAACGTCCGCATCCCGGTTCGTTACTTGGACCGGCACCCGAACCGGGCTGCAAGCACGAGCAAACCGGTTTGCTTCTCAGTTACCAAAGCCCAAATGGATCAGGCCCAAACCCGATGTCTCCGTACAGATATGTATGGTTAACTTTTTATTAGGCACCACAAAGTGATAGCATTGTTTAAGCTGATCATTTCTGATGATGGTTGGAATATGAATTATGAATCATGTAAATAACCTTTGTATTTGTAGGGATAGTTTAAATTTGACTGAAGTTAAAAGAAGTCATTGGGTAAATGTGATTAATTTAGTTCTCCATGCATAAACGTCTTTAAGAGGAAACATTATACAATACACCAACAAAAGCTCTGAGATTTTTATTATACATATTTAATGTTTGATTTTCTTATGATACATTTGGATGGGGTTCCAATGCAAAACCCATTTATAATTGTCGTTTTAAAGTATGCATATCctgttaggattttttttttttttgtatatggtGATCAATGTAATTTGATATGATCATCCTCTACTTTTTACCTAAAACTCTTTTCTTCACTATTTTATTACATTTATCATAGTGGTTCAAAATATagttttatgtgaatcaaaacaTCTAAGAGAATATACGTAAGAAATTAATTTCTAATGACATCTTCTTCTGAAGAGAATATGATGACAAATATAGGGGATTCAGCTTTAGAAAGATTCTCATATCAAAACATCATCAATCACCTCAattttctcatgaaaataaaGCAAATTGCCAGAAGAACAATTACCCCTTTTTTTGAGACAATTGAATTTATTCATCATAGCTTTATAGTACTGTTTATTGGGTCCATGTGAGCTTGCACaatccaaatcaaagaaattaaagaaatagagagaaagggcaaaaatgaggaagaaaaagattagagcatgcagcgtgcggcggcgtgcagaggaaagaggagagagaaataaaaagaaagattaggtttctgagttggaTGGTCAAACGTTATTTgactcaaattttatgtggagaattcttatagtaaactttacaatcctaatggtgttgatctacaatttacCCTTTCTAaaatactttcctgctatatttactttgtgagatctagaatttTTTATAAAGAGAtcatgatgatatgctattcttaaGCCAAAatgtatgatcttgatgttattctgatcatctggttattctagagaagatgtactgtaaacctgttatcattattattaatagtgaaagtttgaggtggactacgatctcgtgatttttttcacattaggtttttcacgttaaaagatttgatcttactgtgtgtgattgattatttgctctattgtttatgctgtggtggttgatattttcatttggatatcaagttgatattttgatgaagaactcATTtgaatacacaaagagggaaaagaatattccgctttaacagattTTTTCCCAACACTActgaagatttttttttccctttcttcatggttgaattttctttttcttaaagGAAAGCATATATAAGTGCAATTTAGAATATCATGTTGTTGTTCAAACTGGATTTTGAATTTTTGGTGAATCTCAATGAGCCTCCAAGTTGGCCACAAACAGATCTACAGCCAATTTGTGGTCATTCACATTGAGAATAAGGTCACTTAACAGGCCATATCATTCACTTTGAGCTTTTGATGTTCTTTGCAATTTCCAAAAGACAAATTTTTACTGTAAAAGAGAAACAAAAGTATCCTTCTTGATTCCTTTCTCAACTCCCATGGTGTCTCATTATCATACTAACCAGCTATGAAAGTGGAAATCTCTCTCACTAATATCAGCTTTGATCATCCTTTATCTCCTAGTCTGACTGCCTGTATGATATATTTAAGAAATCGGATCACTTTGCTTACAATCTTAGTTCAAAATTTTCGGTTGCCATTTCTGTTGTGTCAAAAGATCTCTCTGCATAAGCTAAATGAGGTCTTACAGAGCCATCAGAAGAATGATATTTATGATCATGATGAGCTTCTGATGTCACAATCAAAACAAGAAGTACCATGATCACCGATAGAACTGCCAAGGCTGCACATGTCAAGCGTGAATAATTTCTCAATGGTTTGCATTCTTTCAAAAGGATTTTAGAGAATGCATCCTTCACCAATTGACAATTTGCCAATCTTTCCATATGAGGAAATCCATCAAGAAGCTTCTGCATGGAGTAAACTAGCACTCTTGTGTAGTTGTTATCTGATACAAATTCTCCTTGACTGCAAGCTCCATCATCACTAGCGGAGTATGTATATTTCTTCAAAAATTTGAAACAGtgaatattatgttggtttagtGAGTAATTTAAGAGTGCTTACTGATATTTTTGCATGCTAATGAATAATAGAATTGATAATCAGATATCTCTTAGCCGCTAGACTTCTATATCAGAATTATTGGCACATTATGTAAGAGGAAGAGATTCACCTCAGGAATGTCTCCTATTTTGATTGTGTTGGAAGAACAATTGTCTGGCTGATAAGAATACTGAGGAGGTCCTGAAAAAGGATTACATATGTACTCCAGATCTGGAAGAATTGATGACTTCACTGTCGATATGTTTGAATTTACCTGCACATTAAACAAACACAAGTGTTCTAAACTTGACAAGTgcatgtttaataaaatcatgtgaTTCTGTGCATCAATACTGATTTTTCCAGGTGTCGAGGTTTGTTTCCATGACTTTGTTATTAAGTGTTGTTATGATTAAAAATTCATCTCTATCGAAGAGGTTTAATTGATTGGGTAAATTCATTGatgcttcagatgaaggaaaacagCTCATGATACAATGtatcagaaaaaatcatgttcatTATCGTTGCTCAAATATTGATGCTATGATGTCGTTAAATTAAGATGCATAAATTTTCTAGAATTGGTCATAAATATCCCTTAAGTTCCTTGAATTTCTCATAAAATAGAACATGGAAAAACATATTCTTTCAAAAGAAGATGCATTGGAATTTTCTGAAGTTCCATAACCACAAATCAAAAACAATGCCTAACAATTTTTGCCACTGAAATTTCTTAAAGATGGAAGTTCCATTATGCGTTTGAAGCTTAAAATAGAATACTGATTGGTGTAGTTGACTTCAAACAAGGAAAAACCAATTTAGTTGTCCTAGCACATATTTAGCAATACCTATGAGATTAGACTAAAGTCACTGTTTTATAAATAAGAGTAATGATAATACATGAAACACTGTGTACCGGAGTGTCACATATCAAGACCATGATCTACCAAGGACAAATGGTACCTGGTCAATTGTATCATGGATTCCTGCTCGGATGTCTTGTAGGCCAAAATTGGCTGGCAGATGCTCACTGCACCGTAGGATTGAGCTTAAGGTGCTATTCTGGGGATTTAGCTTATACCCATCAAGAGCTGCACAGGTATCACCAGAAAACCTGGAAAGTATGCCCTAATAAGCTGACGTTATTATACAAGAACACTTCTTAAATCGAGAAAGAACATGGCTTACTTGTATAGAAAAAAATACAGCCCAAAGTTTATCCAGAAAAAGAATGTGAGTAGCCAGCAAAGGGTGATAAACCTGTAATAGTAGAAGTTTACTTTTATTTCCCAAAAATATATAGTCAGAAATTTTTTAAGCTGTAACATGTTGACTTTATGTGCGCAATACTTAATCAAGCATATTTCTCTTGTCCAAATTGTTCCACAAGTCACCAAGTATGTTGCTGTATAAGAGAATGATTTAACCAACTCAGTTAAAATCAAGAATTgaatcaactaggtgccttcggaaatatttattcaaaatttcTACTGATATCTGAATTTTTTGACTGAGTTGACAACTAGGCCAATTTGAAGCCTACTTACAGATACATTGCTTGGTAAAGCCTTAGAGACCTCAATGCTGCAACAACAGAAAAGAGAGATTTAGAAGTTAAATACACAGAGCAATTTGGTTAATGGAAATTCAGATTACTTACCCAGCACTACCAACACGGCAATAAGATTTAGCACAATGCTGAAGATGGTCACTACTTTCCTGCAAAAAATATGCATTGTTATGAGCAACATTGAGATAATGGCTTTTAAGTTACTCATATTGTTGATTTATTTTCCATTTTGTTCAGTTCTTACAACATTTTGATACCCTTGTTAACCAGGTGCATTCTATTCTCTGCTTGTCTTTGTATATTAGCAGCTTCATCATAGAGCATCTGTGATGTGGAATTCAGATTGCTGGATTCTTCAATCCCACCATAGAGATTGTTGACACTTTCCATGGCCGCCACAGCTTCTGTCACATTGTATATTGTTTGGGATGCTTCTTCCGATGTTTCTACAATGATGTTCTCAATTGATTTCACTCTAGAATAGAATTTAAAGCTACCACCAAGTACTATTCCTGATGCCACTCTGCGAGTAAAATTTTTAGCAGTAGTTACTCAGTAGtaacaatttatttttatttggacAAATAATTCTGTAATGATCAACAAAAAGATATATATTGACAGGAATTTAACTTAGGTGTTTAGTTAGTTAAAGTTAAAGGCTTACAATGATAGACATGTTAACAAGATCCCAATTAACATTGGCGACACACAGTATTTCTTAGAGCAAGGGAGTCTCTTCTTTTGCTTCCTTTCCTTACGGACCGAACAAGTCTTTGTTGCAATACGCAGAACACAAGCAGAGACAAGACCACCAACAAGCCATATTGTACCAATTATATATCCATATCTGCCTGTATAAACTGTAgactgaaaaaagaaaagaaagcaggtcatatttctcatttatttgtTCAAGCTCAAACACTAAAGTGTTTTTGAATTTGATTGTTGAGGTagctgataaaaaaaaaaacaaccttCAGCCATAATGGTATAAACACAAGAGCACACAAGTTTGAGAAAACCTTTTAAGATTATGGTAAGAATGAAATTTTGCAAATGTGTTCAAATATATAGAGCTGAAATGTGGTATTttccaaaatgaaaaaaattaatcTTAAGTTGGGCAAAATGTTGTGACTGAAAAGTTCACCAAGGTTcaaattttgttgaataagaattCAGAACAGGTTTAAGAGTGAAATCCTTGAATGTTGATAAGGTTTAGATCCAAGTTATAAGCCACATTCAGTATACAATATCAGTCGCTTGCTGTTTATAGAATAATTTTATTCATGCAGAAGAAAAAGGGAGAGAGATTACACTCCAATAATGCTTGTTTGTAATGTTATAGCCACCTTTGTACTTCTTGAAGCTATCCAAAGGATCAACTCTTTCTGTCCTTGCAGATAATGTGCTTGCAAGTCCTGTAGTGTTTCCCTCATCAACCAAAATTCTTTCTTCTTGtagaaaagagaaaagatatAAATTAAAAAAGCAATTTATAACAAGTTATTCACTGTAAAAAACTGAAAGCATTCTTTTTTATGTTTAGATCTTTAAAATGAAAAGTATGCCATGCATTGAATTCATGAGATACTACTTCCATTCCATGTAACAAGTCCCCATTACTAGTTACTCTTAACTTGGTATTTTTTTAAGCCCAGTTGGGGATAACAAGCCTTGATTTACGATTCGGCGGTCCACTTTCCATCcaaatatttttcattttctCTATCGAAACATTAATCCAAGTATGGACAATCAATCTTAGATCAATTCATGGCTACATAATGACGGATTGTTTCTCTTTACTCGATCCCATAATGCCTCAATAAAGCCAAGAAGCCTATTAAATAGTTAATCATGCTTTCAGAAACTACTTATAATTTTTAGTTGTAAAACACCTGTAGTTTGTCGATCAAAGATATCCAAGAAAATTACAATTTCCTGAAAGCCTGGGTAGAGAATTCATCCTCACCTGTACCAGTGCCAGAGATTGTATCCAGCTCCAGAGTCGTTTGTGCCATGACTTCTGCGAGACCACAGCTTAAGATTGCAACCAAGGAACATAGAAGCACTGCAGACTGACACAACTTTCTCAAGCCCATCCTAAATACCTGTAGTTATATCAATCATCACCTATTGCACTCAGAATGCTTAGCAAAATACTGAAAGAAATAAAACCAGCATACCATCAAAGAAAGAGAATGAACACAACATGGCTCACGAAATACATATTTGTGGTCATTTCTAAAGGATGAGGGCGACAAAAATGACACGAAACTTTTGTTTCCAGAGGAATGCTTCAGGTGTGGACTAAACGTGTGCCGTAAAACTTACCCATCTGTGACTGTAAACCAACAAAAACAACCTTCACAAAACCACTCGAGCATTGAAGTA
Protein-coding regions in this window:
- the LOC103985228 gene encoding uncharacterized protein LOC103985228 isoform X4, whose product is MRETLQDLQAHYLQGQKELILWIASRSTKSTVYTGRYGYIIGTIWLVGGLVSACVLRIATKTCSVRKERKQKKRLPCSKKYCVSPMLIGILLTCLSLVASGIVLGGSFKFYSRVKSIENIIVETSEEASQTIYNVTEAVAAMESVNNLYGGIEESSNLNSTSQMLYDEAANIQRQAENRMHLVNKGIKMLKVVTIFSIVLNLIAVLVVLALRSLRLYQAMYLFITLCWLLTFFFWINFGLYFFLYKFSGDTCAALDGYKLNPQNSTLSSILRCSEHLPANFGLQDIRAGIHDTIDQVNSNISTVKSSILPDLEYICNPFSGPPQYSYQPDNCSSNTIKIGDIPEKYTYSASDDGACSQGEFVSDNNYTRVLVYSMQKLLDGFPHMERLANCQLVKDAFSKILLKECKPLRNYSRLTCAALAVLSVIMVLLVLIVTSEAHHDHKYHSSDGSVRPHLAYAERSFDTTEMATENFELRL
- the LOC103985228 gene encoding uncharacterized protein LOC103985228 isoform X1, producing the protein MGLRKLCQSAVLLCSLVAILSCGLAEVMAQTTLELDTISGTGTEERILVDEGNTTGLASTLSARTERVDPLDSFKKYKGGYNITNKHYWSSTVYTGRYGYIIGTIWLVGGLVSACVLRIATKTCSVRKERKQKKRLPCSKKYCVSPMLIGILLTCLSLVASGIVLGGSFKFYSRVKSIENIIVETSEEASQTIYNVTEAVAAMESVNNLYGGIEESSNLNSTSQMLYDEAANIQRQAENRMHLVNKGIKMLKVVTIFSIVLNLIAVLVVLALRSLRLYQAMYLFITLCWLLTFFFWINFGLYFFLYKFSGDTCAALDGYKLNPQNSTLSSILRCSEHLPANFGLQDIRAGIHDTIDQVNSNISTVKSSILPDLEYICNPFSGPPQYSYQPDNCSSNTIKIGDIPEKYTYSASDDGACSQGEFVSDNNYTRVLVYSMQKLLDGFPHMERLANCQLVKDAFSKILLKECKPLRNYSRLTCAALAVLSVIMVLLVLIVTSEAHHDHKYHSSDGSVRPHLAYAERSFDTTEMATENFELRL
- the LOC103985228 gene encoding uncharacterized protein LOC103985228 isoform X3, with the protein product MGLRKLCQSAVLLCSLVAILSCGLAEVMAQTTLELDTISGTGTERILVDEGNTTGLASTLSARTERVDPLDSFKKYKGGYNITNKHYWSSTVYTGRYGYIIGTIWLVGGLVSACVLRIATKTCSVRKERKQKKRLPCSKKYCVSPMLIGILLTCLSLVASGIVLGGSFKFYSRVKSIENIIVETSEEASQTIYNVTEAVAAMESVNNLYGGIEESSNLNSTSQMLYDEAANIQRQAENRMHLVNKGIKMLKVVTIFSIVLNLIAVLVVLALRSLRLYQAMYLFITLCWLLTFFFWINFGLYFFLYKFSGDTCAALDGYKLNPQNSTLSSILRCSEHLPANFGLQDIRAGIHDTIDQVNSNISTVKSSILPDLEYICNPFSGPPQYSYQPDNCSSNTIKIGDIPEKYTYSASDDGACSQGEFVSDNNYTRVLVYSMQKLLDGFPHMERLANCQLVKDAFSKILLKECKPLRNYSRLTCAALAVLSVIMVLLVLIVTSEAHHDHKYHSSDGSVRPHLAYAERSFDTTEMATENFELRL
- the LOC103985228 gene encoding uncharacterized protein LOC103985228 isoform X2; the encoded protein is MGLRKLCQSAVLLCSLVAILSCGLAEVMAQTTLELDTISGTGTGLASTLSARTERVDPLDSFKKYKGGYNITNKHYWSSTVYTGRYGYIIGTIWLVGGLVSACVLRIATKTCSVRKERKQKKRLPCSKKYCVSPMLIGILLTCLSLVASGIVLGGSFKFYSRVKSIENIIVETSEEASQTIYNVTEAVAAMESVNNLYGGIEESSNLNSTSQMLYDEAANIQRQAENRMHLVNKGIKMLKVVTIFSIVLNLIAVLVVLALRSLRLYQAMYLFITLCWLLTFFFWINFGLYFFLYKFSGDTCAALDGYKLNPQNSTLSSILRCSEHLPANFGLQDIRAGIHDTIDQVNSNISTVKSSILPDLEYICNPFSGPPQYSYQPDNCSSNTIKIGDIPEKYTYSASDDGACSQGEFVSDNNYTRVLVYSMQKLLDGFPHMERLANCQLVKDAFSKILLKECKPLRNYSRLTCAALAVLSVIMVLLVLIVTSEAHHDHKYHSSDGSVRPHLAYAERSFDTTEMATENFELRL